Proteins co-encoded in one Bacteroidota bacterium genomic window:
- a CDS encoding enoyl-CoA hydratase/isomerase family protein codes for MSSILTEIQGQVLKITLNRPEKFNSFNREMSFQLQAALDSAASDKAIRCIYLSGEGKAFCAGQDLSEAIDPSGPGIKNIVEEHYNPIIRKIREIEKPIVCAVNGIAAGAGANIALACDVVIAAGSASFLQAFSKIGLIPDSGGTFFLPRLIGFGKASALMMLGDKVTAIDAERMGMIYKVCEDANLATEAMATATMLASMPTKGIGLTKRLLNQSMSNNLMEQLTAEATKQVIAASTYDYKEGVSAFLEKRKAVFKGE; via the coding sequence ATGTCATCTATTCTCACAGAAATACAAGGACAGGTACTTAAAATTACCCTAAATCGTCCTGAAAAATTCAACAGTTTTAATCGCGAAATGTCGTTTCAATTGCAAGCAGCACTCGATTCGGCTGCCAGTGATAAAGCCATACGTTGCATTTACTTAAGTGGCGAAGGCAAGGCATTTTGTGCCGGTCAGGATTTAAGCGAGGCCATTGATCCTTCTGGTCCCGGAATTAAAAATATTGTAGAAGAACACTACAATCCAATTATTCGCAAAATTCGTGAAATCGAAAAGCCGATTGTTTGTGCAGTAAATGGTATTGCTGCCGGAGCAGGTGCAAATATTGCATTAGCTTGCGATGTTGTAATTGCTGCAGGATCAGCTTCTTTTTTACAAGCATTCAGTAAAATTGGTCTCATTCCCGATAGTGGTGGAACTTTTTTTCTACCTCGTTTAATTGGTTTTGGAAAAGCATCTGCCTTAATGATGTTAGGTGATAAAGTTACTGCTATCGATGCAGAGCGAATGGGAATGATTTATAAGGTATGTGAAGATGCAAATCTCGCAACAGAAGCAATGGCAACTGCTACTATGCTTGCTTCAATGCCTACCAAAGGAATAGGACTTACCAAGCGATTGCTCAATCAATCGATGTCGAATAATTTAATGGAGCAATTAACAGCAGAGGCTACAAAGCAAGTAATTGCAGCATCCACTTACGATTACAAAGAGGGAGTATCAGCATTTTTAGAAAAGCGAAAAGCAGTTTTTAAAGGGGAATAG
- a CDS encoding carboxypeptidase-like regulatory domain-containing protein, whose translation MTRINYYLFFYVFLLFISNAHAQSIRIRGVVLDASTGEPIPFANGILQGTQSGFSADSSGRFQFQISEGRKRDTLLISAMGYTLQKEAILPMSDQYFTIELSPTLVNLKEAIIRPGENPAFRILRKVIAAKQSNYIETAESYQYECYHKVEFDMNNFTEKTKQNVFLRSFNFIFNNADTTVDGVNYLPILLTESNSEVYYRKQPQAMRELVKARRSVGLKGPKIMKFAEDMYIAPDIYKDYVVVLDKNFPSPLHDNYTADYRYYLIDSLLVEGDSCYYLQFKPKLKEAVAFTGEMYILKNTFALKQIDFSFSISANVNFVRNYWIRQNYMLHASRYNVLSKSQVIGDFTVLENSSEMTGFFGRKTSEYKNYKFDVQQPNEFYKQLDRLSFEDSVSQRSESYWESVRIDSLSKQEKSIVKMMDTLEQQPKYRLLKNGVKSITSGWIPLKQFEIGDFYSFYSYNSVERSRVKLGFRAQQLLNRRLNLKSYLAYGTHDNEYKYLLEPAYILSRKRSKETRIGGKIRKDAMQPGRSSTIFPLDHILNSFTNLGKFTHRGLVNEKEFYLERQWISGFTSRATIFQSVREPFGEPDYLLQLAENIFYRKPSYTQAGFQIALRYAHGERNLSAHFGDGVKASALPEFPVVSFFYEKAMLDFLGGEFNSDKLKLRIESRLRIKKWGYSVVRIEGGMLFGTLPFQFLETPTANPSLFNDETAFNLMNYLEFVSDRYCSGMWEHHFEGIFLNRIPVLKKLKWREVLLGKIYAGDLSQANKYSKYQRPANVETLTKPYLEVGIGIENIFKFSRVDFLWRLSYRDEVGTFNFIAKPMFQFKF comes from the coding sequence GTGACCAGAATTAACTACTATTTATTTTTTTATGTTTTTTTACTTTTCATTTCGAATGCACACGCGCAATCTATTCGCATTCGTGGTGTAGTGTTGGATGCAAGTACTGGAGAGCCCATACCCTTTGCCAATGGAATATTGCAAGGAACACAAAGTGGATTTTCTGCAGATAGCAGCGGACGCTTTCAATTTCAAATTAGTGAAGGCCGTAAGCGGGATACTTTGTTGATTTCGGCTATGGGATATACTTTGCAGAAGGAAGCTATATTACCTATGTCGGATCAATATTTTACAATTGAATTAAGTCCTACACTTGTAAATTTAAAAGAAGCAATCATACGCCCCGGTGAAAATCCTGCCTTTCGAATACTTCGAAAAGTAATTGCAGCCAAGCAAAGCAACTACATCGAAACAGCTGAATCGTATCAGTACGAATGCTATCATAAAGTAGAATTTGATATGAATAATTTCACTGAAAAAACAAAGCAAAATGTTTTTTTACGCTCCTTCAACTTTATTTTTAATAATGCCGATACTACAGTTGATGGAGTAAATTACCTTCCTATATTACTTACCGAATCGAATTCTGAAGTATATTATCGGAAGCAACCACAGGCGATGAGAGAGCTAGTAAAAGCACGCCGTTCAGTTGGTTTAAAAGGTCCCAAAATAATGAAGTTTGCCGAGGACATGTATATTGCTCCCGATATTTACAAAGACTATGTTGTAGTACTTGATAAGAATTTTCCAAGTCCTTTACACGATAATTACACTGCCGACTACCGTTATTATTTAATTGATAGTTTGCTTGTTGAAGGAGACTCATGTTATTACCTGCAATTTAAGCCGAAGCTTAAAGAAGCTGTTGCTTTTACAGGTGAAATGTACATTCTTAAAAATACTTTTGCTCTAAAGCAAATCGATTTTTCATTTAGCATATCGGCAAATGTAAATTTTGTGCGCAATTATTGGATTCGTCAAAATTATATGCTGCATGCAAGTCGTTACAATGTACTTAGCAAGAGTCAGGTTATCGGCGATTTTACAGTGCTTGAAAACTCAAGCGAAATGACCGGTTTTTTTGGAAGAAAAACATCTGAATACAAAAATTACAAATTTGATGTACAACAGCCCAATGAATTTTACAAGCAGCTCGACCGCCTTAGTTTTGAAGACAGTGTCTCACAACGCAGTGAAAGCTATTGGGAATCGGTTAGAATCGATAGCTTAAGCAAACAAGAAAAATCGATTGTGAAAATGATGGATACATTGGAGCAGCAACCCAAGTATCGATTGCTTAAAAACGGTGTAAAAAGCATTACCTCGGGTTGGATTCCTTTGAAGCAATTTGAGATAGGCGATTTTTATTCGTTTTACAGTTACAATTCGGTGGAGCGTTCTCGTGTAAAATTAGGATTTCGTGCACAACAACTGCTAAACAGACGATTGAATTTAAAGAGTTATTTAGCTTATGGAACGCATGATAATGAATATAAGTATCTCCTTGAACCTGCTTATATACTTTCGCGAAAGCGCAGCAAAGAAACGCGTATTGGGGGTAAAATTAGAAAGGATGCTATGCAACCCGGCCGAAGTTCGACTATTTTTCCATTAGACCATATTTTAAACTCATTTACCAATCTAGGAAAATTTACACATCGTGGCTTGGTTAATGAAAAGGAATTTTATTTAGAACGACAATGGATTTCTGGATTTACAAGCAGGGCCACAATTTTTCAATCTGTTCGTGAACCATTTGGCGAACCGGATTATTTGCTTCAATTGGCCGAAAATATTTTTTACCGAAAGCCATCATATACTCAAGCCGGATTTCAGATAGCGCTTCGCTATGCGCATGGAGAGCGAAATTTATCAGCTCATTTTGGTGATGGAGTTAAGGCTTCTGCTTTGCCTGAGTTCCCAGTAGTAAGTTTTTTTTATGAAAAGGCTATGCTTGATTTTTTAGGAGGAGAATTTAATTCGGATAAACTAAAACTAAGAATTGAATCGAGATTACGCATAAAAAAATGGGGATATAGTGTAGTGCGAATCGAAGGTGGAATGTTATTCGGTACTCTGCCATTTCAATTCCTCGAAACCCCTACAGCCAATCCGAGTTTATTTAACGATGAAACTGCATTTAATTTAATGAACTATTTGGAATTTGTGAGTGATCGCTATTGCAGCGGAATGTGGGAGCATCACTTCGAAGGAATATTTTTGAATAGAATACCAGTACTAAAAAAACTTAAATGGCGGGAAGTACTTTTGGGAAAAATTTATGCCGGCGATTTGTCGCAAGCTAACAAGTATAGCAAGTATCAGCGACCTGCTAATGTTGAAACTTTAACTAAACCTTATTTAGAAGTTGGGATCGGAATTGAAAATATTTTTAAATTTTCGAGAGTTGATTTTTTATGGAGACTCAGCTATAGAGACGAAGTAGGCACCTTTAACTTTATTGCGAAGCCCATGTTTCAATTTAAGTTTTAA
- a CDS encoding transferase hexapeptide repeat family protein, whose translation MIYEFQGYKPVIHESAFIHPQAVVTGNVHIGKNVYIGPGAAIRGDWGEIRIADGCNVQENCTIHMFPGTTVILHEAAHIGHGAIIHGAQIGANSLIGMNAVIMDNVLIGANCIVGALCFVPADFHVTDRKIVVGNPAKIVKDVSDEMIAWKTKGTELYQQLPADCYATLKVCEPLREAESGRPKQQDVYRTWNQTK comes from the coding sequence ATGATTTACGAATTTCAAGGATATAAGCCGGTTATTCACGAAAGTGCTTTTATTCATCCACAGGCAGTAGTTACCGGCAATGTGCATATCGGAAAAAATGTATACATCGGACCCGGTGCTGCCATACGTGGCGATTGGGGCGAAATTCGCATCGCTGATGGCTGCAATGTGCAAGAAAATTGCACTATCCACATGTTTCCCGGAACTACGGTAATATTGCATGAGGCTGCACACATTGGGCACGGCGCCATTATTCATGGTGCTCAAATTGGTGCTAACTCATTAATTGGAATGAATGCAGTAATTATGGACAATGTTTTAATAGGCGCTAATTGCATTGTTGGAGCTCTGTGTTTTGTACCAGCAGATTTTCATGTAACTGATCGTAAAATTGTAGTAGGAAATCCTGCCAAAATTGTAAAGGATGTAAGTGATGAAATGATTGCATGGAAAACTAAAGGTACCGAATTGTATCAGCAACTTCCTGCCGATTGTTATGCTACCTTAAAAGTGTGTGAACCTTTGCGGGAAGCCGAAAGTGGTCGTCCAAAACAACAAGATGTATATAGAACCTGGAATCAAACAAAATAG
- a CDS encoding 1-acyl-sn-glycerol-3-phosphate acyltransferase: protein MVLFLFKLYYRLKGWKIGTPLPNDLKKCIVLAAPHTSNWDFVYGIVSVHLFKLKINYLAKRELFVWPIKNIFLQSGGIPVERKGHHHLVENMIELIKSRDSIILAIPPEGTRKAVKKWKTGFYHMAIGANVPVVLGYIDYKTRTAGFGPAMYMSGDKEKDAKMIRSFYEKIQAKYPENFNLDAINLA, encoded by the coding sequence ATGGTGCTGTTTTTATTTAAGTTGTATTACCGATTAAAGGGTTGGAAAATTGGAACTCCTTTGCCAAACGATTTAAAAAAATGTATCGTGTTGGCTGCTCCCCATACTAGTAATTGGGATTTTGTATACGGAATTGTTTCGGTTCATTTGTTTAAACTCAAAATTAATTACCTGGCAAAGCGCGAACTTTTTGTTTGGCCTATTAAGAATATTTTTCTTCAAAGTGGCGGTATACCTGTTGAGCGAAAGGGACATCATCACCTGGTTGAAAATATGATTGAATTAATTAAAAGCCGCGACTCAATAATTTTGGCCATTCCTCCTGAAGGAACACGCAAAGCTGTGAAAAAATGGAAAACCGGATTTTATCATATGGCTATCGGTGCCAACGTACCGGTAGTGTTGGGTTATATCGATTACAAAACGCGTACAGCAGGTTTCGGACCGGCAATGTATATGAGCGGCGATAAAGAAAAGGATGCGAAAATGATTCGTAGTTTTTACGAAAAAATCCAAGCAAAATATCCCGAAAATTTTAATCTAGATGCTATTAATCTCGCTTAA
- a CDS encoding sulfotransferase, which produces MQFSIKNYFSFTSHAAFGSRLSAWIRLLKENKFAIHPFFIPKAIFISGAIFLGLPFRWYERNKLRKILPLQTIKAPVFIIGHPRSGTTFLHYLMSKDKQFGYCTTIQAMLPHVFLTGANWLIPGISKALPKKRPMDNLKMGSQLPKEEDFAMSAFGPESMISSFYFPRNYTLNFLKNVTFEKQNNKAEHWKLNFDYLLRKLNFANHGKTLLLKSPANTARVKQILELYPDAKFIHIHRHPYEVYSSTLHLLKKILPLLSFQKVKMNTLEEATFVCYEALYKKYFNEKLLIPKENLVEIDYAAFINDPLLSLKNIYDQLNLKDFNAAVKSIEDELNEYKNYETNRFVLDEKTRQKITLRWKFAFDELGYTP; this is translated from the coding sequence GTGCAGTTTAGTATCAAAAATTACTTTTCTTTTACTTCACACGCTGCGTTTGGCTCAAGATTGAGCGCTTGGATACGTTTGCTAAAAGAAAATAAATTTGCCATTCATCCGTTTTTTATTCCTAAGGCAATTTTTATTAGTGGTGCAATTTTTTTGGGGTTACCTTTTAGATGGTACGAACGAAATAAATTACGTAAAATTCTACCGCTTCAAACTATAAAAGCGCCTGTTTTTATTATTGGACATCCCAGAAGCGGAACTACCTTTTTGCATTATTTGATGAGCAAAGACAAACAATTTGGTTATTGCACTACAATTCAAGCGATGCTCCCTCATGTTTTTTTAACCGGTGCCAACTGGCTAATACCGGGCATTTCAAAAGCCTTACCTAAAAAGCGGCCAATGGATAACTTAAAGATGGGCAGCCAACTTCCCAAAGAAGAAGATTTTGCGATGAGTGCTTTTGGCCCTGAAAGTATGATAAGCAGCTTTTATTTTCCTAGAAATTACACCCTAAACTTTTTAAAAAATGTCACCTTCGAAAAGCAAAATAACAAGGCTGAACATTGGAAATTAAATTTCGATTATTTATTGCGTAAGTTAAATTTCGCCAATCATGGAAAAACACTTTTGCTGAAAAGCCCTGCAAATACAGCACGTGTAAAGCAAATTTTAGAACTGTATCCGGATGCAAAATTTATACACATACACCGCCATCCTTATGAAGTTTATTCGAGTACACTGCATCTATTAAAAAAAATACTTCCATTACTTTCCTTTCAAAAAGTAAAAATGAATACGCTCGAGGAGGCTACATTCGTTTGTTATGAAGCTTTATATAAAAAATATTTCAACGAAAAATTGCTCATACCAAAAGAAAATTTAGTGGAAATTGATTATGCAGCCTTTATAAATGACCCGCTTTTATCGCTAAAAAATATATATGATCAATTGAATTTAAAAGACTTTAATGCAGCTGTAAAATCAATTGAAGACGAATTAAACGAATACAAAAATTACGAAACCAATCGCTTTGTGCTCGATGAAAAAACAAGACAGAAAATTACCCTGCGTTGGAAATTTGCGTTTGATGAACTAGGGTATACACCTTAA
- a CDS encoding Mrp/NBP35 family ATP-binding protein: MSITKEQVLEALKNVEDPDLKKDLVTLGMITDLVVEGKNVSFTVVLTTPACPMKEMIHKACVNAVIHFVDKEAIVQVKMTANVTSQHGANRPMLPKVKNIIAIASGKGGVGKSTISSNLAVALALQGAKVGLVDADIYGPSVPIMFDVQHEKPFMRDVDGQSLMVPVESYGVKLLSIGFFADTSQAIVWRGPMAAKALTQLFRDADWGELDYMLIDLPPGTGDIHLSLVQAVPLTGVIIVSTPQQVALADAQKGVAMFQMPAINVPVLGIVENMAYFTPAELPNNKYYLFGKDGAKQLAEKLEVPLLGEIPIVKSICDAGDAGRPAVLQQNTPQALAFLEMASNVAQQVSIVNARKKSETIPA, translated from the coding sequence ATGAGCATTACAAAAGAACAAGTTTTAGAAGCACTTAAAAATGTTGAAGATCCTGATTTAAAAAAGGACTTGGTTACATTAGGAATGATTACCGACCTGGTGGTTGAAGGAAAAAATGTTTCGTTTACAGTAGTTCTTACAACGCCTGCTTGTCCGATGAAAGAAATGATTCACAAAGCCTGTGTAAATGCTGTGATTCATTTTGTGGATAAAGAGGCCATTGTACAGGTAAAAATGACTGCCAACGTTACTTCGCAGCATGGTGCCAATAGACCAATGCTTCCAAAAGTTAAAAATATAATTGCTATTGCTTCCGGTAAAGGAGGTGTTGGTAAATCAACCATCTCTTCCAATTTGGCTGTAGCTCTGGCCTTGCAAGGTGCGAAAGTAGGATTGGTTGATGCTGATATTTATGGTCCTTCTGTGCCTATAATGTTTGATGTGCAGCACGAAAAACCATTTATGCGTGATGTGGATGGACAAAGTTTAATGGTACCGGTTGAAAGTTATGGAGTAAAATTATTGAGCATTGGATTTTTTGCCGATACATCGCAAGCAATTGTATGGCGAGGTCCAATGGCGGCAAAGGCTTTAACGCAATTGTTTAGAGATGCCGACTGGGGCGAATTGGATTATATGCTAATTGACTTACCTCCCGGTACAGGCGATATTCATTTATCGTTGGTACAAGCGGTGCCGTTAACAGGTGTTATTATTGTAAGTACTCCACAACAAGTTGCTTTAGCCGATGCGCAAAAAGGAGTTGCCATGTTTCAAATGCCAGCCATTAATGTTCCGGTATTGGGAATAGTAGAAAATATGGCCTACTTCACTCCTGCTGAATTACCTAATAATAAATATTATTTGTTTGGTAAAGATGGCGCAAAACAATTGGCCGAAAAATTAGAAGTTCCGCTCTTAGGTGAAATTCCTATTGTAAAAAGTATATGCGATGCAGGGGATGCCGGTCGTCCGGCGGTTTTGCAACAAAACACTCCACAGGCCTTGGCATTTTTAGAAATGGCAAGTAATGTTGCACAACAGGTAAGTATTGTAAATGCCCGTAAAAAATCAGAAACTATTCCGGCTTAA
- the paaI gene encoding hydroxyphenylacetyl-CoA thioesterase PaaI encodes MQKTKAEAIVAKMLVEDKFSLWLGIELLSITEGHCKLRMTIRDEMVNGFNISHGGIAFSLADSALAFASNAYGRLSVALECSISFAVAVQVGDELTCEAKELSITNKTATYHIEISNQKNEKVAFFKGTVYRTSKVWEVDQ; translated from the coding sequence ATGCAAAAAACTAAAGCGGAAGCAATCGTAGCTAAAATGTTAGTCGAAGATAAGTTTAGTCTTTGGCTAGGTATTGAATTACTTTCCATTACTGAAGGGCATTGTAAATTGCGCATGACCATTCGCGATGAAATGGTAAACGGCTTCAACATATCGCATGGGGGCATTGCGTTTTCATTGGCCGATAGCGCATTGGCTTTTGCATCTAATGCCTATGGTCGTTTAAGTGTAGCGCTCGAGTGTTCCATTTCATTTGCCGTTGCTGTGCAGGTAGGCGATGAATTAACATGTGAGGCTAAGGAATTATCCATCACCAATAAAACAGCTACCTATCATATTGAGATTTCAAATCAGAAAAATGAAAAGGTAGCATTTTTTAAGGGCACAGTTTATCGCACTTCCAAAGTGTGGGAAGTTGATCAGTAG
- a CDS encoding 3-hydroxybutyryl-CoA dehydrogenase yields the protein MEVGVIGAGAMGSGIAQVAATAGHLVKVVDTNEAMLVTAKKNLENFLAKSVEKQKISSEEAATISSRIEYVNDLKKCTSCKLVIEAIVENLEVKQKIFSDLEAIVASDCILASNTSSLSIASIAASCKNASRVIGIHFFNPAVLMPLVELIPAISSSQDVLNDARKLIDSWGKITVVAKDTPGFIVNRVARSYYGESIRIYEEGIADFASIDWALKQYGGFKMGPFELMDLIGNDINYKVTESVWEQFFYEPRFKPSLTQKRLYEAKLFGRKSGKGYYSYAEGASSSEPHKDEKLGKEIFERVLVMLINEAADSLYLQLATKEDIDLAMTKGVNYPKGLLKWADEIGVNKVYTTLVNLYNEYNEDRYRPCVLLKRMAQTNATFYAKN from the coding sequence ATAGAAGTTGGAGTTATTGGTGCCGGAGCCATGGGTTCGGGAATTGCACAGGTTGCAGCTACTGCCGGTCACTTGGTAAAAGTAGTTGATACCAATGAAGCAATGTTGGTTACAGCAAAAAAAAATCTTGAAAATTTTCTCGCTAAAAGTGTTGAAAAGCAAAAAATCAGCAGCGAAGAGGCTGCCACTATTTCATCAAGAATCGAGTATGTTAATGACCTCAAAAAATGCACTTCTTGTAAATTAGTTATTGAAGCAATTGTAGAAAATTTAGAAGTAAAGCAAAAAATTTTTTCAGACTTGGAAGCTATTGTTGCAAGCGATTGTATATTGGCAAGTAATACTTCTTCCCTTTCTATTGCATCAATAGCTGCTTCTTGTAAAAATGCATCACGTGTAATTGGAATTCACTTTTTTAATCCTGCAGTATTAATGCCCTTGGTTGAATTGATTCCGGCCATCAGCAGTTCTCAAGATGTATTAAATGATGCAAGAAAATTAATTGATAGTTGGGGGAAAATTACTGTAGTGGCTAAGGACACACCTGGTTTTATTGTGAATCGTGTAGCACGTTCTTATTATGGTGAAAGCATTCGAATTTACGAAGAAGGTATTGCAGATTTTGCGAGCATCGATTGGGCATTAAAGCAGTATGGCGGATTTAAAATGGGACCTTTTGAGTTGATGGATTTAATTGGTAATGACATTAATTACAAAGTAACTGAAAGTGTTTGGGAACAGTTTTTTTACGAGCCACGTTTTAAACCATCTTTAACACAAAAGCGTTTATATGAAGCGAAATTGTTTGGTCGCAAATCAGGTAAAGGATATTATTCCTACGCCGAAGGTGCTAGTTCTAGTGAGCCTCATAAAGATGAGAAATTAGGGAAAGAAATTTTTGAACGCGTTTTGGTTATGTTGATTAATGAAGCTGCAGATTCACTGTATTTGCAATTAGCAACAAAAGAAGACATTGATTTAGCAATGACAAAAGGAGTAAATTATCCAAAAGGTTTATTAAAATGGGCCGACGAAATAGGCGTAAATAAAGTGTACACAACCTTGGTTAATTTATACAATGAGTACAATGAAGATCGCTACAGACCTTGTGTTTTATTAAAACGTATGGCACAAACAAACGCAACTTTTTATGCAAAAAACTAA
- the pcaF gene encoding 3-oxoadipyl-CoA thiolase has product MKTAYIIDGIRTAVGNFGGTLAVVRPDDMAATVIKELLKRNPTIDATQVGDVILGCANQAGEDNRNVARMSALLAGLPVTVPGETVNRLCASGLSAAISAARVIQTGDAELMIAGGVENMTRGPWVMSKASSAFGRDSQLFDSSFGWRFINPKMKEMFGVDAMGETAENLATRDAISRDDQDKFALWSQLKAAKAETSGRLKMEITGIAIPQKKGDSLLFDKDEFIKPSTTAEGLAKLKASFKKEGGTVTAGNSSGLNDGAAALLLASEEAIKKYNLQPKARIVSSAVAGVEPRIMGIGPVEAANKALAKAGLRMSDMDLIELNEAFAAQALACTRAWGLADNDARLNPNGGAIAIGHPLGMSGARLLNSAALELQLTTKKYALVTMCIGVGQGYAVVIERA; this is encoded by the coding sequence ATGAAAACAGCATATATAATTGATGGGATACGAACTGCAGTGGGCAACTTTGGTGGAACATTGGCGGTGGTGCGACCCGATGATATGGCGGCTACAGTTATCAAAGAATTGCTGAAAAGAAATCCTACAATTGATGCAACTCAAGTTGGAGATGTAATCTTAGGATGTGCCAATCAAGCTGGCGAAGACAATCGAAATGTTGCCCGGATGAGTGCATTGCTCGCAGGTTTACCTGTAACAGTGCCGGGTGAAACTGTAAATCGTTTATGTGCATCCGGTTTAAGTGCAGCTATTAGTGCGGCGCGTGTTATACAAACCGGCGATGCTGAATTGATGATCGCAGGTGGAGTCGAAAATATGACACGTGGTCCTTGGGTGATGTCTAAAGCATCCTCGGCTTTTGGCAGAGATTCACAACTTTTTGATTCAAGCTTTGGATGGAGATTTATTAATCCAAAGATGAAGGAAATGTTCGGAGTAGATGCGATGGGCGAAACTGCCGAAAATTTGGCAACACGCGATGCGATAAGCCGTGACGACCAAGATAAATTTGCTTTGTGGAGTCAGTTAAAAGCCGCAAAGGCTGAGACAAGCGGGCGATTAAAAATGGAAATTACCGGTATAGCCATTCCACAAAAAAAAGGTGATTCTTTGCTTTTTGACAAAGACGAATTTATTAAACCCTCCACAACAGCTGAAGGTTTAGCAAAGCTGAAAGCTTCCTTTAAAAAGGAAGGAGGCACTGTAACTGCAGGAAACTCATCAGGTTTAAACGATGGGGCAGCAGCTTTATTATTGGCTTCTGAAGAGGCCATAAAAAAATACAACTTACAACCAAAGGCACGAATTGTTTCAAGTGCGGTAGCCGGAGTAGAACCTCGAATTATGGGTATTGGACCGGTTGAAGCAGCGAACAAAGCTTTGGCAAAAGCAGGTTTACGGATGAGCGATATGGATTTGATTGAGCTCAATGAAGCCTTTGCTGCGCAAGCCTTAGCATGCACACGTGCTTGGGGTTTAGCCGATAACGATGCACGATTAAATCCAAACGGAGGTGCCATAGCTATTGGTCATCCGCTTGGTATGAGTGGAGCACGTTTATTAAATTCGGCAGCTTTGGAATTACAGTTAACTACTAAAAAATATGCACTCGTAACAATGTGCATTGGTGTTGGACAAGGTTATGCAGTTGTAATTGAACGCGCCTAA
- a CDS encoding radical SAM protein has product MLKSLVRNTNIKFHPKHLYFAPQWIILAVNNVCNLHCKMCDVGTKNTASNFYDHMVGTQPLNMPKELIFKIIDETALYFPSSKLGYAFTEPSVYPHLLESLSYARSKNIYTSMTTNALQLPKQASDLQTSGLNEICISLDGPPAIHNQIRGNKQSFEKALEGIEKLFSSANNKIKVSVFCAITEWNIGHMLEFIGYFKKFPLQQIGFMHTVFNTDAQAAAHNLLYGEQYFATASNTQEINFDNYNLALLWNEITQLKTISSPFPISFQPELKSKEALQNYYHHPEIKMGKKCMDVFNHLMIKSDGSVIPAHSRCYPITAGNLYSTNLKEIWNAEKMKQLRSDLTRAGGLFPSCTRCCSGFAG; this is encoded by the coding sequence ATGCTAAAATCACTTGTTCGAAATACCAACATAAAATTTCATCCAAAGCACCTGTATTTTGCACCGCAATGGATTATCTTGGCAGTTAATAACGTATGCAACCTACATTGCAAAATGTGCGATGTTGGAACAAAAAACACGGCCAGTAATTTTTACGATCACATGGTTGGCACTCAGCCATTGAACATGCCCAAGGAATTAATTTTTAAAATTATTGATGAAACCGCCTTGTACTTTCCAAGCAGTAAATTAGGATATGCCTTTACTGAACCGAGCGTGTATCCGCATTTATTGGAAAGCCTGAGCTATGCAAGATCAAAAAATATATACACCTCAATGACCACAAATGCTCTTCAATTGCCAAAACAAGCAAGCGATTTGCAAACCAGTGGGCTAAATGAAATTTGCATTTCGCTCGACGGCCCTCCTGCTATTCACAATCAAATAAGAGGCAACAAGCAATCGTTTGAAAAAGCATTGGAAGGAATTGAAAAACTTTTTTCTTCTGCTAACAACAAAATTAAAGTCTCTGTGTTTTGTGCAATTACCGAATGGAACATTGGGCACATGCTGGAATTTATTGGCTATTTCAAAAAATTCCCCTTGCAGCAAATAGGATTTATGCATACCGTCTTTAATACCGATGCTCAAGCAGCTGCGCACAATCTGTTATATGGTGAGCAGTATTTTGCCACTGCCAGCAACACGCAGGAAATTAATTTTGACAATTACAATTTAGCACTTTTATGGAATGAAATAACTCAATTAAAAACAATTTCATCTCCCTTTCCAATAAGCTTTCAACCGGAATTAAAAAGTAAGGAAGCATTACAAAATTACTACCATCATCCTGAAATCAAAATGGGAAAAAAGTGCATGGATGTATTTAATCATTTGATGATCAAATCGGATGGATCGGTAATTCCAGCGCATAGTCGTTGCTATCCAATAACTGCAGGAAACTTGTATTCAACAAACTTAAAAGAAATTTGGAATGCCGAAAAAATGAAACAACTGCGCAGCGATCTTACACGTGCAGGTGGATTGTTTCCTTCCTGCACACGTTGCTGCAGTGGATTTGCAGGCTAA